A window of the Lolium perenne isolate Kyuss_39 chromosome 7, Kyuss_2.0, whole genome shotgun sequence genome harbors these coding sequences:
- the LOC127303841 gene encoding uncharacterized protein encodes MAEDGIGHWVSKDRFAAKRLHALAAELDGPKRRIIEEQSAFRALLNVSPFNIPNALIDFVASHTSPGLREFKFHKKRIVFTKDMVRKVFGIRCGDRLVVQKKGEHPQLRQIYIEEGQSRPFIQHAVKLLKACDVTDDLTIIRTWDLLCLATVIAPGSANLISLDYLDCMLDPRRTHEFAWDEHLLELAMQEVTKINSKTAEVVVPGNARKNEFWITGPFALLAVVYMDHLDFPPNQHIINYSIPRVCFVTSSDFKFVVQNDADRKILNNKTVFGRRPFLELSNTPYGVAAFSNRHHVEEPVEQPVEESEVNPSASLNEWLVFPTSQDLEVPAAYKHLYEKHRSIYGRDLDTTLKNFGVGLKQMHSQRMAALLIDIDAAKKEGDGPSVHFPNGGGVEDENMDGADRHDDEGTSNHDDEEIPAADSEETDNDEFVVEARAAVMDSRTLVVDMPQSAVLLDSSTGGDVAGEQVSVDSPVMSPINSPFARIPEGISVEAWNRAPDPPSMDLFSQDPDEVVVSEDQITIPAEEITPPADVPSVVKLDDTSSEQPKVMEATTPPIPSRDAEDHLGENVSPQHPTNTDVSVIKRARLVAADGKLSLIAGIPLNVGSTVLVAERSPSPSDVAADVVTKDASLWC; translated from the exons ATGGCT GAAGATGGGATTGGTCATTGGGTTTCCAAGGATCGTTTTGCTGCAAAGCGTCTGCATGCTCTTGCTGCAGAGCTCGATGGTCCGAAGAGACGTATTATTGAAGAGCAGAGTGCATTTAGAGCATTGTTGAATGTATCTCCATTCAACATTCCTAATGCTCTAATAGACTTTGTTGCCTCTCATACTAGCCCTGGTTTGCGGGAGTTCAAGTTCCACAAGAAGAGGATAGTTTTCACAAAAGATATGGTGAGGAAAGTTTTTGGAATTCGATGCGGCGACAGACTTGTTGTTCAGAAGAAAGGTGAGCATCCTCAGCTGCGGCAGATATACATAGAAGAAGGACAATCAAGGCCTTTCATCCAGCATGCCGTTAAATTGCTCAAGGCTTGTGATGTTACGGATGACCTCACCATTATCAGAACATGGGATCTTCTATGTTTGGCTACGGTTATTGCCCCTGGTAGCGCAAATCTGATTAGCCTTGACTATTTGGACTGTATGTTGGACCCTCGGAGGACTCACGAGTTTGCATGGGATGAACACTTGCTTGAGTTAGCAATGCAGGAGGTTACAAAAATCAATAGCAAGACAGCAGAGGTAGTGGTACCAGGAAATGCTAGGAAAAATGAGTTTTGGATCACTGGACCGTTCGCCCTTCTAGCT GTTGTCTACATGGATCACCTTGATTTTCCACCAAACCAACATATCATTAACTACTCAATTCCTAGAGTATGTTTTGTGACCAGTAGTGATTTCAAGTTTGTTGTCCAAAATGATGCTGATAGGAAGATCCTGAATAATAAGACTGTTTTTGGAAGGCGTCCG TTTCTTGAACTGTCAAACACTCCTTATGGAGTTGCTGCTTTTTCCAACCGTCATCATGTTGAGGAGCCTGTTGAGCAGCCTGTTGAAGAATCTGAAGTGAACCCGTCTGCCTCGCTCAATGAATGGCTTGTGTTTCCTACTAGTCAGGATCTTGAG GTTCCAGCTGCGTACAAGCATCTGTATGAGAAACACAGGTCTATTTATGGTCGTGATCTTGACACCACTCTCAAGAATTTTGGTGTTGGTTTGAAGCAAATGCATTCGCAGCGCATGGCAGCTTTGCTTATTGACATAGATGCAGCAAAGAAAGAAGGTGATGGTCCTAGTGTGCATTTCCCAAACGGAGGTGGAGTTGAAGATGAAAATATGGACGGTGCTGACAGACATGATGATGAAGGTACTTCCAATCATGATGATGAAGAAATCCCGGCAGCTGATTCTGAAGAAACAGACAATGACGAGTTTGTTGTCGAAGCAAGGGCTGCTGTCATGGACTCACGCACACTCGTCGTGGATATGCCGCAATCTGCTGTTCTGTTGGATTCTTCTACTGGTGGAGATGTTGCTGGTGAACAGGTTTCTGTTGACAGCCCTGTGATGTCACCTATAAACTCACCATTTGCTCGTATACCGGAGGGTATATCTGTAGAAGCTTGGAATAGAGCCCCTGACCCTCCATCAATGGATCTATTCTCTCAGGATCCAGATGAAGTTGTTGTGTCTGAAGATCAAATCACTATTCCTGCAGAAGAAATTACTCCGCCTGCTGATGTTCCTTCTGTAGTGAAGCTAGACGACAcat CTTCTGAGCAGCCTAAAGTTATGGAGGCTACAACACCACCCATACCATCCAGGGATGCTGAAGATCACTTGGGCGAGAACGTGTCACCGCAACATCCTACAAACACAG ATGTTTCAGTTATTAAGAGAGCTAGACTTGTTGCTGCCGATGGCAAACTAAGTCTGATTGCTGGTATTCCTTTAAATGTGGGCTCAACTGTTCTTGTGGCTGAAAGAAGCCCTTCTCCTTCTG ATGTTGCTGCAGATGTTGTCACCAAAGATGCTAGTCTTTggtgctaa